A window of Castanea sativa cultivar Marrone di Chiusa Pesio chromosome 1, ASM4071231v1 contains these coding sequences:
- the LOC142638607 gene encoding F-box/kelch-repeat protein At5g42350-like translates to MFSERLTGEQSLGQDLEALSVSKRLVRSVSQKLKKKYKGGRGEEVDDTRGVSLRCLTLYGRGGGCKVGADTSDEFGDPSSRRRSSSSEEGKGYKMICGTEETAVDCFSHGVKERFWRKHNKKDFELEESVRNSRMHIFLPDDILEMCLVKLPMTSLMTARLVCKKWRHLTTTSRFLQMRRDGPHQKPWAFLFGVVKDGFCSGEIHALDVSQGQWHRINADILKGRFMFSIASIQDDIYVVGGCSSLTSFGRVDRSSYKTHKGVLVFSPLTKSWHKVSSMKHARSMPILGVSEVSSDFTLNQNRLDRRFYRSRVGGVSDVYEDPHRLSLRRQYRNAFDENEASLLPNRKSYKFTRQKSDQSSAKGCRRFVLISVGGLGSWDEPLDSGEIYDSASNKWTEIQKMPVDFGIVCSGVVCNGMFYVYSETDRLAGFDIERGYWIGIQTTPFPSRVHEYHPKLVCCNGRLFMLSVSWCEGDGQIGRRNKAVRKLWELDLMYLTWSEASIHPDAPMDWNAAFVGDRNLIFGVEMFKIFGQILDFLTVCDVSDLGASWRHISRNHITHELDASSCMTKTLAVLHL, encoded by the coding sequence ATGTTTTCTGAGAGACTGACTGGAGAACAATCACTTGGTCAAGATTTAGAGGCTTTGAGTGTGTCGAAACGTCTCGTCAGAAGTGTGAGCCAGAAGTTGAAGAAGAAGTACAAAGGTGGCAGGGGAGAGGAAGTGGATGATACACGAGGGGTTTCTCTGAGGTGTCTTACTTTGTATGGTAGAGGTGGAGGTTGCAAAGTGGGCGCCGATACTAGTGATGAATTTGGGGATCCAAGTAGTAGAAGGAGGTCGAGTTCCAGCGAAGAAGGCAAAGGGTACAAAATGATTTGCGGCACTGAAGAAACTGCGGTGGATTGCTTCTCACATGGGGTGAAGGAGAGGTTTTGGAGGAAGCATAATAAGAAGGATTTTGAGCTTGAAGAATCAGTAAGAAACAGTAGAATGCACATATTTCTTCCGGATGACATTCTGGAAATGTGCTTGGTGAAACTCCCGATGACTAGTCTTATGACCGCCCGGCTTGTCTGCAAGAAATGGCGACACTTGACTACCACTTCTCGGTTTCTACAGATGAGACGGGATGGTCCACATCAGAAACCATGGGCGTTTCTGTTTGGTGTTGTTAAAGATGGCTTTTGTTCTGGTGAGATACATGCATTAGATGTTTCTCAAGGCCAATGGCATAGGATAAATGCTGATATTCTCAAAGGAAGGTTCATGTTCTCTATTGCCAGTATCCAGGATGATATATATGTTGTTGGAGGTTGTTCTAGCTTGACCAGCTTCGGGAGGGTGGATAGGAGCTCATATAAGACGCACAAAGGGGTGTTAGTGTTTAGTCCATTGACTAAATCCTGGCATAAAGTCTCGTCTATGAAGCATGCAAGGTCGATGCCTATTTTAGGGGTTTCTGAGGTCAGTTCAGATTTTACATTGAATCAAAATCGTCTAGATAGACGCTTTTACAGATCTCGAGTTGGTGGGGTGTCAGATGTTTATGAGGATCCTCACAGGCTTTCACTAAGACGACAATATAGAAACGCATTTGATGAAAATGAGGCTTCATTATTGCCCAATAGAAAGTCGTACAAATTTACGAGACAAAAAAGTGATCAGTCAAGTGCAAAAGGTTGTAGAAGGTTTGTGCTGATTTCTGTAGGAGGTCTTGGATCTTGGGACGAGCCTTTGGATTCTGGAGAAATCTATGACTCAGCATCAAATAAATGGACAGAAATCCAGAAGATGCCTGTAGATTTTGGAATTGTTTGTTCTGGTGTTGTTTGTAATGGAATGTTTTATGTGTATTCTGAGACCGACAGACTTGCAGGATTCGACATAGAAAGGGGATACTGGATTGGAATCCAAACTACCCCATTCCCATCCCGTGTTCATGAGTATCACCCAAAACTTGTATGTTGTAATGGCCGGCTGTTCATGCTTTCTGTCTCCTGGTGTGAAGGAGATGGTCAAATAGGTCGGAGAAACAAGGCTGTTAGAAAGCTGTGGGAGCTAGATCTCATGTATCTTACGTGGTCTGAGGCTTCTATACACCCTGATGCTCCAATGGACTGGAATGCTGCATTTGTTGGTGATAGAAACCTGATATTTGGGGTTGAAATGTTCAAAATATTTGGTCAGATACTGGATTTCTTGACTGTCTGTGATGTATCTGATCTGGGGGCTAGCTGGAGGCATATTTCTAGGAATCATATAACTCATGAACTGGATGCTTCTTCGTGCATGACTAAAACACTGGCTGTGCTACATCTGTGA
- the LOC142627989 gene encoding uncharacterized protein LOC142627989 has translation MGRSAAWLVLTIFAVFSVAYCIDDKCAACNAVAEELEYGLSNEKPRNHLDMRHRLDSRGQRKGKVIDYRVSELRVVELLDGLCDKMQDYTLEQIDSTTQEWVRVDDWNNVTTNKQEARAYSKAISSYCGRLIEETEDDLAELIKKGSVKVGDVSKVLCQDLSKHCSQTSGSQQVDDNDHGLDGEL, from the exons ATGGGAAGGTCGGCGGCGTGGCTGGTTCTGACGATTTTCGCCGTCTTCTCTGTTGCTTACTGCATCGATGACAAATGCGCAGCCTGCAATGCCGTCgcg GAAGAGCTAGAGTATGGACTTTCCAAT GAAAAACCAAGGAATCATTTAGATATGAGACACCGACTTGACTCTAGAGGTCAACGTAAAGGAAAGGTAATTGATTACAG AGTCAGTGAGCTCAGAGTCGTTGAACTTCTTGATGGGCTTTGCGACAAGATGCAAGATTACACTCTTGAGCAG ATAGATTCAACCACGCAAGAGTGGGTCAGAGTGGATGATTGGAATAACGTCACAACAA ATAAACAAGAAGCTCGAGCATATTCAAAAGCTATATCATCTTATTGTGGAAG GTTAATTGAGGAAACAGAAGATGAT TTGGCGGAATTGATAAAGAAAGGATCTGTTAAAGTAGGAGATGTAAGCAAGGTTCTTTGTCAAGATTTAAGCAAGCACTGCAGTCAGACGAG TGGTTCCCAGCAGGTGGATGACAATGATCATGGATTAGATGGAGAGCTCTGA